In the genome of Kitasatospora cathayae, one region contains:
- a CDS encoding ATP-binding protein produces MKIAFVGKGGSGKTTLSALFIRHLAAIGRPVIAVDADINQHLGPALGLTDAQAAELPSLGAHLPEIKEYLRGSNPLIRSADEMIKTTPPGRGSRLLRIVEENPVYASCARPIALDEGSVRLLATGAFTEEDLGVACYHSKVGAVELLLNHLLDGPDEYLVTDMTAGSDSFASGLFTRFDLTFLVAEPTRKGISVYRQYKDYARDFGVQLRVIGNKVQGPDDLVFLRREVGDDLLTTFGQSDWVRRLEQGAEPPLKSLEPANRAVLEELRAEAEAAYGLRDARRYTEQAVLFHRRNAESWANAKVGIDLATQVDEDFVLGGFPGEFATDGAPAAPAGATA; encoded by the coding sequence ATGAAGATCGCCTTCGTCGGCAAGGGCGGCAGCGGGAAGACCACGCTGTCCGCACTGTTCATCCGCCACCTGGCCGCCATCGGCCGGCCGGTCATCGCCGTCGATGCCGACATCAACCAGCACCTGGGCCCCGCCCTCGGCCTGACGGATGCCCAGGCCGCCGAACTGCCCTCGCTCGGCGCGCACCTGCCGGAGATCAAGGAGTACCTGCGCGGCAGCAATCCGCTGATCCGCTCGGCCGACGAGATGATCAAAACCACGCCGCCCGGCCGCGGTTCACGCCTGCTGCGGATCGTCGAGGAGAACCCGGTCTACGCCTCCTGCGCCCGCCCGATCGCCCTGGACGAGGGCTCGGTCCGGCTCCTGGCGACCGGCGCGTTCACCGAGGAGGACCTCGGGGTGGCCTGCTACCACTCCAAGGTCGGCGCGGTGGAGCTGCTGCTCAACCACCTGCTGGACGGCCCGGACGAGTACCTGGTCACCGACATGACGGCCGGTTCGGACTCCTTCGCCTCCGGCCTGTTCACCCGCTTCGACCTGACCTTCCTGGTGGCCGAACCGACCCGCAAGGGCATCTCGGTCTACCGCCAGTACAAGGACTACGCGCGGGACTTCGGCGTGCAGCTGCGGGTGATCGGCAACAAGGTGCAGGGCCCGGACGACCTGGTGTTCCTGCGCCGCGAGGTCGGCGACGACCTGCTCACCACCTTCGGACAGTCGGACTGGGTGCGCCGACTGGAGCAGGGCGCCGAGCCGCCGCTGAAGTCGCTGGAGCCGGCCAACCGGGCCGTGCTGGAGGAACTGCGGGCCGAGGCCGAAGCGGCGTACGGACTGCGCGACGCGCGCCGCTACACCGAGCAGGCCGTGCTCTTCCACCGGCGCAACGCGGAGAGTTGGGCCAACGCCAAGGTCGGCATCGACCTCGCGACCCAGGTGGACGAGGACTTCGTGCTGGGCGGGTTCCCGGGCGAGTTCGCGACCGACGGCGCACCGGCCGCCCCGGCGGGAGCCACCGCCTGA
- a CDS encoding TadA family conjugal transfer-associated ATPase has protein sequence MPPPGGLPQAEHGPCPYGRTAREQRTAELVDAVRLRLAESGAAPTAGSVAAVLRATRPPLGGDEVLDTVRSLRAELVGAGPLERLLAAPDVTDVLVNGPEEVWVDRGGGLHRATGVRFADAEAVRRLAHRLATAAGRRLDDARPWVDARLPDGTRLHAVLPPIAAGCTHISLRVCRPRPFTLDELVAGGALPPEGAELLAGIVRARLSLLVSGGTGSGKTTLLAALLGLVGPDERIVIAEDSAELRPAHPHVVRLQSRPPNQEGLGEFTLRDLVRQALRMRPDRLVIGEVRGAEVSDLLAALNTGHEGGCGTVHANTAADVPVRLEALGSLAGLDRPALHSQLRAALDVVVHLVRDPGSGLRRVAEIHTLTGDRDGLAVTTSAVEFPAAGGLVPGAGWERLLGLLAARGVALGAGAP, from the coding sequence GTGCCGCCACCCGGCGGGCTGCCGCAGGCCGAACACGGGCCCTGCCCGTACGGCCGGACGGCCCGCGAGCAGCGGACGGCGGAGTTGGTGGACGCGGTACGGCTGCGGCTGGCCGAGTCGGGGGCCGCCCCGACGGCGGGCTCGGTCGCGGCGGTGCTGCGGGCCACCCGGCCGCCGCTCGGCGGGGACGAAGTGCTGGACACCGTGCGCTCGCTGCGCGCCGAACTGGTGGGTGCGGGCCCGCTGGAGCGGCTGCTGGCGGCGCCCGACGTCACGGACGTGCTGGTGAACGGTCCGGAGGAGGTGTGGGTCGACCGTGGCGGCGGCCTGCACCGAGCCACCGGAGTCCGGTTCGCCGACGCCGAGGCGGTGCGACGGCTCGCCCACCGGCTGGCCACCGCGGCTGGGCGGCGCCTGGACGACGCCCGGCCCTGGGTGGACGCCCGGCTGCCGGACGGCACCAGGCTGCACGCGGTGCTGCCGCCGATCGCCGCCGGCTGCACGCACATCTCGCTGCGGGTGTGCCGGCCCCGGCCGTTCACGCTCGACGAGTTGGTGGCGGGCGGGGCGCTGCCGCCGGAGGGCGCCGAGCTGCTGGCCGGCATCGTGCGGGCGCGGCTGTCGCTGCTGGTCTCCGGTGGGACGGGCTCGGGCAAGACGACCCTGCTCGCCGCGTTGCTCGGCCTGGTCGGGCCGGATGAGCGGATCGTGATCGCCGAGGACTCCGCCGAGCTGCGACCGGCCCACCCGCATGTGGTCCGGCTGCAGAGCCGACCGCCGAACCAGGAGGGGCTGGGCGAGTTCACCCTGCGGGACCTCGTCCGGCAGGCGCTGCGGATGCGGCCGGACCGGCTGGTGATCGGCGAGGTGCGCGGGGCCGAGGTGTCGGACCTGCTGGCCGCGCTCAACACCGGACACGAGGGCGGCTGCGGGACCGTCCACGCCAACACGGCGGCGGACGTGCCGGTCCGGCTGGAGGCACTGGGCTCGCTCGCCGGGCTCGACCGACCGGCCCTGCACAGCCAACTGCGGGCGGCGCTCGACGTGGTGGTGCACCTGGTCCGGGATCCCGGCTCGGGGCTGCGCCGGGTGGCGGAGATCCACACGCTGACCGGGGACCGCGACGGGCTGGCCGTGACCACTTCGGCGGTGGAGTTCCCCGCGGCGGGCGGGCTGGTGCCCGGAGCGGGCTGGGAGCGGCTGCTCGGGCTGCTGGCGGCGCGCGGGGTGGCGCTCGGGGCGGGAGCGCCATGA
- a CDS encoding HAD family hydrolase — translation MRTAAFFDLDKTIIAKSSALAFSRPFYQGGLINRRAVLRSAYAQFVFLVGGADHDQMEKMREYLSALTRGWNVQQVREIVAETLHNLIDPIIYDEAASLIEQHHAAGRDVVIVSSSGSEVVEPIGALLGADHVIATRLKVEDGCYTGEIEYYAYAENKAAAIRELAGTEGYDLAESYAYSDSSTDLPLLEAVGHPSAVNPDRALRKEAQAREWPVLVFDRPVQLRRRLPEFSAPSGSVLTAVAIGTAAVTAGVIWYLARRRRPTAGGSRRKP, via the coding sequence CTGCGCACGGCCGCCTTCTTCGACCTCGACAAGACCATCATCGCCAAGTCGAGCGCGCTGGCCTTCAGCCGCCCGTTCTACCAGGGCGGTCTGATCAACCGTCGGGCCGTACTGCGCAGTGCGTACGCCCAGTTCGTCTTCCTGGTCGGCGGCGCGGACCACGACCAGATGGAGAAGATGCGCGAGTACCTCTCCGCGCTCACCCGGGGCTGGAACGTCCAGCAGGTCCGCGAGATCGTCGCCGAGACGCTGCACAACCTGATCGACCCGATCATCTATGACGAGGCCGCCTCGCTGATCGAACAGCACCACGCGGCCGGCCGGGACGTGGTGATCGTCAGCAGCTCGGGCTCCGAGGTGGTCGAGCCGATCGGCGCGCTGCTCGGCGCGGACCACGTGATCGCCACCCGGCTCAAGGTCGAGGACGGCTGCTACACCGGCGAGATCGAGTACTACGCCTACGCCGAGAACAAGGCCGCGGCCATCCGGGAGTTGGCCGGGACGGAAGGCTACGACCTGGCCGAGTCCTACGCCTACAGCGACTCCTCGACCGACCTGCCGCTGCTGGAGGCGGTCGGCCACCCCTCGGCCGTCAACCCGGACCGCGCGCTGCGCAAGGAGGCGCAGGCCCGGGAGTGGCCGGTGCTGGTCTTCGACCGGCCGGTGCAACTGCGACGGCGGCTGCCCGAGTTCTCCGCGCCGAGCGGCTCGGTGCTGACCGCCGTGGCGATCGGGACGGCCGCCGTGACCGCCGGGGTCATCTGGTACCTGGCGCGCCGACGCCGTCCCACCGCCGGAGGCTCCCGGCGGAAGCCGTGA
- a CDS encoding Fic family protein, protein MSTGTDPLAPLAQLPGVPDAVAEVRKAVDRLYGHRVMRRRAAEVTSESALRGARASAAMAGADWPLEEVRRRTDFSADAEARTVGAALRIAAEAGQLLSVWRHSPLQVLARLHLLAVGDTDPAAGRPRRAGERAEELFPLELAPVESVKVDAGVGPLPALPPAPGAEEVAARLDQLSRLLVARAEGHGVGTPALVVAAVVHGELLALRPFGTHNGLIARAAQRIVLIAEGLDPKSICPAEVGLAELGTDAYRRALAGYLAGTPEGMAAWIAHCGRALGLGVRESTAVCEAMQRGMV, encoded by the coding sequence GTGAGCACTGGAACAGATCCCCTCGCCCCGCTGGCCCAGCTCCCCGGGGTGCCCGACGCCGTGGCCGAGGTGCGCAAGGCCGTCGACCGGCTCTACGGCCACCGGGTGATGCGGCGCCGCGCGGCCGAGGTCACCTCCGAGTCCGCGCTGCGCGGCGCCCGCGCGTCGGCGGCCATGGCGGGAGCCGACTGGCCGCTGGAGGAGGTCCGGCGCCGCACCGACTTCAGCGCGGACGCCGAGGCCCGTACGGTCGGCGCGGCCCTGCGGATCGCCGCCGAGGCGGGGCAGCTGCTCAGCGTCTGGCGGCACTCGCCGCTCCAGGTACTGGCCCGGCTGCACCTGCTCGCGGTCGGCGACACCGACCCGGCCGCCGGTCGGCCGCGCCGGGCGGGGGAGCGCGCCGAGGAGCTGTTCCCGTTGGAGCTCGCGCCGGTGGAGAGCGTCAAGGTCGACGCCGGGGTCGGGCCGCTGCCGGCCCTGCCGCCCGCTCCGGGCGCGGAGGAGGTCGCGGCCCGGCTGGACCAGCTCTCCCGGCTGCTGGTGGCCCGTGCGGAGGGTCACGGCGTGGGCACGCCGGCCCTGGTGGTGGCTGCGGTGGTGCACGGTGAACTGCTCGCCCTGCGGCCGTTCGGCACCCACAACGGGCTGATCGCGCGGGCCGCCCAGCGGATCGTGCTGATCGCCGAGGGCCTCGACCCGAAGTCGATCTGCCCCGCCGAGGTCGGCCTGGCCGAGCTGGGCACCGACGCCTACCGCCGCGCCCTGGCGGGCTACCTGGCGGGCACGCCCGAAGGGATGGCGGCCTGGATCGCGCACTGCGGGCGGGCCCTGGGGCTCGGCGTGCGGGAGAGCACCGCGGTCTGCGAGGCGATGCAGCGCGGCATGGTCTGA
- the ssd gene encoding septum site-determining protein Ssd codes for MSAPIADHVTAEGPAAAGPLVVTEDEGLAEHLLRLCAAAGTEPRLIRGAPPPREQWEAAPLVLVGDDQAERCAGLGRRSGVLLLGLDLDDPGVWVRAVQLGAEHVLFLPDAEAWLMDRIADAAEGVGSPAVTVAVLGGRGGAGASTLACALAVTAARAGRRTMLLDGDPLGGGLDILLGGETARGLRWPDLAGSRGRVSGAELARALPALKRLSALSCLSWDRGDTLTVPPEAMRSVLAASRRRGGLVVVDVPRHLDAAAGQALEQSDLALLVIPAELRAVAAADRVAAAARMRLGDVRAVVRPVRAGGLPAHRIARGLRLELAGELDPEPGLAGDVERGVPPGMRDGGPLARFCATFLNEVLPPVSAVGGGVY; via the coding sequence ATGTCCGCGCCGATCGCCGACCACGTCACCGCCGAAGGCCCCGCGGCCGCCGGACCGCTCGTCGTCACCGAGGACGAGGGCCTGGCCGAGCACCTGCTGCGGCTCTGTGCCGCGGCGGGCACCGAGCCGAGGCTGATCCGGGGCGCGCCGCCGCCGCGCGAGCAGTGGGAGGCCGCCCCACTGGTCCTGGTCGGGGACGACCAGGCGGAGCGCTGCGCCGGGCTGGGCAGGCGCAGCGGGGTGTTGCTGCTCGGGCTGGACCTCGACGACCCCGGAGTGTGGGTCAGAGCCGTCCAACTCGGCGCCGAGCACGTGCTGTTCCTGCCCGATGCCGAGGCCTGGCTGATGGACCGGATCGCGGACGCGGCGGAGGGTGTCGGCTCGCCGGCGGTCACCGTCGCGGTGCTCGGTGGCCGGGGCGGGGCCGGGGCCTCGACGCTGGCCTGCGCCCTCGCCGTCACGGCCGCACGGGCGGGGCGGCGGACGATGCTCCTCGACGGGGATCCGCTGGGCGGTGGACTGGACATCCTGCTCGGCGGCGAGACGGCCCGCGGGCTGCGCTGGCCGGACCTGGCCGGTTCGCGCGGGCGGGTCAGCGGGGCCGAGCTGGCCCGGGCGCTGCCGGCTCTCAAACGGCTCTCCGCGTTGTCCTGCCTGTCCTGGGACCGCGGCGACACCCTGACGGTGCCGCCCGAGGCCATGCGCAGCGTGCTGGCCGCCTCCCGGCGGCGCGGTGGGCTGGTGGTGGTCGACGTGCCGCGCCATCTCGACGCGGCCGCCGGGCAGGCGCTGGAACAGTCCGACCTCGCGCTGCTGGTGATCCCGGCCGAGCTGCGCGCGGTGGCGGCCGCCGACCGGGTCGCGGCGGCGGCCCGGATGCGGCTCGGGGACGTCCGGGCCGTGGTCCGGCCGGTCCGGGCCGGCGGGCTCCCGGCACACCGGATCGCCCGCGGGCTGCGGCTGGAGCTGGCCGGGGAGCTGGACCCGGAGCCGGGACTGGCCGGGGACGTCGAGCGGGGCGTCCCGCCCGGCATGCGGGACGGCGGCCCGCTCGCGCGCTTCTGCGCGACCTTCCTGAACGAAGTGCTGCCGCCGGTCTCGGCGGTCGGAGGAGGTGTGTACTGA
- a CDS encoding SulP family inorganic anion transporter — translation MTLDISSAPIASDTTDHAPPGPGGRARWAHDLSASAVVFLIAVPFSLGIALATGAPLTAGLAAAAVGGIVVGLSGGTPLMVSGPSAALTVITAGLIAQYGWRATCAVTVVAGLLQLLLGARRVARTALAVSPAIVHGMLAGVGLTIAIAQLHVVLGGSPQSSAIANLLALPGQLAGPHPPALLAGAVTVAVLLGWPRLDRLPGHAGGLGARLAKVPGPLAAVAVATALAVTLDLRLAHIELPAWQPHSLVPALPHGSLAGVLTAVLTVTAVASVESLLSAVAVDRMSQRTGDLDRELRGQGLANLVSGLVGGLPIAGGAVRSTANVRTGAQTRWASVLHGVWVLAAALALTGGLRRIPLAALAALVLVVGLQMVSFAHIRNVHRHREFPVYLTTMLAVVAFGVLWGVGLGASTAVLLALYRLTRAHVDVETGPDGSVTVQTHGPLTFTAVPRLSRALAGIPASAEVAVVHDGSFLDHAAYVTLHDWRTGHQAAGGRVSLVTRRQDDEVLDPDGTVRSGSSAGPHRCRAWTPWVGHHCIEQQEDPHGRLLDGVRVFQQHTAPLIRPELARLAREGQTPSQLFLTCADSRMVTSMITNSGPGDLFTVRNVGNLVPAPFEPGAADDSVAAAVQYAVEALEVRSITVCGHSGCGAMKALLDGVHEHSGPPTPLTRWLRNGRGSLDRLRRAPAEFADRPVVDLAEQLCITNVVQQLDQLMANPAVERRVEEGSLRLVGMYFDFATAQAYVLDRAAGTFSPVKARTEARNTTVGTGDRPDTRPDARPEGESAERVRKDGRVPADGSGEGSQLAA, via the coding sequence ATGACCCTCGACATCTCCAGCGCACCCATCGCCTCCGACACCACCGACCACGCGCCGCCGGGCCCCGGCGGCCGGGCCCGCTGGGCCCACGACCTCTCCGCCTCCGCGGTGGTCTTCCTGATCGCCGTGCCGTTCTCCCTCGGCATCGCGCTCGCCACCGGCGCCCCGCTCACCGCAGGACTGGCCGCCGCCGCCGTGGGCGGCATCGTGGTCGGGTTGTCCGGCGGCACCCCGCTCATGGTCAGCGGCCCCTCCGCCGCGCTGACCGTGATCACCGCCGGGCTGATCGCCCAGTACGGCTGGCGGGCCACCTGCGCCGTCACCGTCGTCGCCGGGCTGCTCCAACTCCTGCTCGGCGCACGCCGAGTGGCCCGCACGGCACTCGCCGTCTCGCCGGCGATCGTGCACGGCATGCTGGCCGGGGTCGGGCTCACCATCGCCATCGCGCAGCTGCACGTCGTCCTCGGTGGGTCACCGCAGAGCTCGGCGATCGCCAACCTCCTCGCGCTGCCCGGGCAGTTGGCCGGTCCGCACCCACCCGCGCTACTGGCCGGCGCGGTGACCGTGGCCGTGCTGCTGGGCTGGCCCCGACTCGACCGACTCCCAGGCCACGCGGGCGGGTTGGGCGCACGCCTGGCCAAGGTGCCCGGCCCGCTGGCCGCCGTGGCCGTCGCCACCGCGCTCGCCGTCACCCTGGACCTGCGGCTCGCCCACATCGAACTGCCCGCCTGGCAGCCGCACTCGCTCGTGCCTGCGCTGCCGCACGGTTCGCTCGCCGGGGTGCTCACCGCCGTCCTCACCGTCACCGCCGTCGCGAGCGTGGAGTCGCTGCTGTCCGCCGTGGCGGTGGACAGGATGTCCCAGCGCACCGGTGACCTCGACCGCGAGCTGCGCGGACAGGGGCTCGCCAACCTGGTCAGCGGGCTGGTCGGCGGGCTGCCGATCGCCGGCGGCGCCGTCCGCAGCACCGCCAACGTCCGGACCGGCGCGCAGACCAGGTGGGCCTCGGTCCTGCACGGCGTCTGGGTGCTCGCAGCCGCGCTGGCGCTGACCGGCGGGCTGCGCCGGATTCCGCTGGCCGCCCTGGCCGCGCTGGTGCTGGTGGTCGGGCTGCAGATGGTGAGCTTCGCGCACATCCGCAACGTGCACCGGCACCGCGAGTTCCCGGTCTACCTGACCACCATGCTCGCCGTGGTCGCCTTCGGCGTGCTGTGGGGCGTCGGCCTCGGCGCCAGCACCGCCGTCCTGCTCGCGCTCTACAGGCTGACCCGCGCTCATGTGGACGTCGAGACCGGCCCCGACGGTTCGGTCACCGTCCAGACCCACGGTCCGCTCACCTTCACCGCCGTCCCCCGGCTGAGCCGGGCACTGGCCGGGATCCCTGCGTCCGCCGAGGTCGCCGTCGTGCACGACGGCTCCTTCCTGGACCACGCCGCGTACGTGACGTTGCACGACTGGCGGACGGGGCACCAGGCCGCGGGCGGGCGGGTCTCGCTGGTGACGCGCCGCCAGGACGACGAGGTGCTCGATCCCGACGGCACGGTCCGCAGCGGGAGTTCGGCGGGCCCGCACCGCTGCCGGGCCTGGACGCCCTGGGTCGGTCATCACTGCATCGAGCAGCAGGAGGACCCGCACGGCCGGCTGCTGGACGGAGTCCGGGTCTTCCAGCAGCACACCGCCCCGCTGATCAGACCCGAACTCGCCCGGCTGGCACGGGAAGGCCAGACGCCCTCCCAGCTCTTCCTGACCTGCGCGGACTCCCGGATGGTGACCAGCATGATCACCAACAGCGGGCCGGGCGACCTGTTCACCGTCCGGAACGTGGGCAACCTGGTGCCGGCCCCGTTCGAACCCGGCGCGGCCGACGACTCGGTGGCCGCCGCGGTGCAGTACGCGGTCGAGGCGCTGGAGGTGCGCTCGATCACGGTCTGCGGCCACTCCGGCTGCGGCGCGATGAAGGCCCTGCTGGACGGTGTGCACGAGCACTCCGGTCCACCCACCCCGCTGACCCGCTGGCTGCGCAACGGCCGCGGCTCGCTGGACCGGCTGCGACGGGCACCGGCCGAGTTCGCCGACCGGCCGGTGGTGGACCTCGCGGAACAGCTCTGCATCACCAACGTGGTGCAGCAGTTGGACCAGCTGATGGCGAACCCCGCGGTGGAGCGCCGGGTCGAGGAGGGCAGCCTGCGGCTGGTCGGGATGTACTTCGACTTCGCCACCGCCCAGGCCTACGTCCTCGATCGCGCCGCCGGAACGTTCAGCCCCGTCAAAGCGCGCACCGAGGCACGTAACACCACTGTCGGGACCGGGGACCGGCCAGACACCCGGCCCGACGCCCGGCCCGAGGGTGAATCGGCCGAACGGGTGAGAAAGGACGGCCGGGTTCCGGCCGACGGCAGCGGGGAGGGCTCCCAACTGGCCGCCTGA
- the acs gene encoding acetate--CoA ligase: MSNESLANLLKEERRFAPPTELAAAANVTETAYTQASEDRLGFWAEQARRLSWAVEPTETLDWSNPPFAKWFADGKLNVAYNCVDRHVENGLGDRVAIHFEGEPGDSRSITYAQLKDEVSQAANALLELGVRKGDRVALYLPMIAEAVVAMLACARIGATHSVVFGGFSADAVASRIQDAQAKLVITADGGYRRGKPSALKPAIDEALTKVDGVEHVLVIRRTEQEIPWTEGRDVWWHEITARQSTEHAPEAHEAEHPLFILYTSGTTGKPKGILHTSGGYLTQASYTHHAVFDLKPETDVYWCTADIGWVTGHSYIVYGPLSNGATQVIYEGTPDTPHQGRFWEIVQKYGVTILYTAPTAIRTFMKWGDDIPAKFDLSSLRVLGSVGEPINPEAWVWYREHIGGGKCPIVDTWWQTETGAIMISPLPGVTETKPGSAQRALPGIAATVVDDEANEVPNGSGGSLVLTEPWPSMLRTIWGDDQRYVDTYWSRFQGRYFAGDGAKKDEDGDIWLLGRVDDVMLVSGHNISTTEVESALVGHPSVAESAVVGAADATTGQAIVAFVILRGGATDSPELVEELRAHVGRTLGPIAKPKQIKVVGELPKTRSGKIMRRLLRDIAEGREVGDTTTLADSTVMSQIQAQLPPNGSNG; encoded by the coding sequence TTGAGCAACGAGAGCCTGGCCAACCTGCTCAAGGAGGAGCGGCGTTTCGCCCCGCCGACAGAGCTCGCCGCAGCCGCCAACGTCACCGAGACGGCCTACACGCAGGCCTCCGAGGACCGCCTGGGCTTCTGGGCCGAGCAGGCCCGCCGCCTCAGCTGGGCCGTCGAGCCGACCGAGACGCTCGACTGGTCCAACCCGCCCTTCGCCAAGTGGTTCGCCGACGGCAAGCTCAACGTGGCCTACAACTGCGTCGACCGCCACGTCGAGAACGGCCTCGGCGACCGGGTCGCCATCCATTTCGAGGGCGAGCCCGGCGACAGCCGCTCGATCACCTACGCCCAGCTCAAGGACGAGGTCTCGCAGGCCGCCAACGCGCTGCTGGAGCTCGGCGTCCGCAAGGGCGACCGGGTGGCGCTCTACCTGCCGATGATCGCCGAGGCGGTCGTCGCGATGCTCGCCTGCGCCCGGATCGGCGCCACCCACTCGGTGGTCTTCGGCGGTTTCTCCGCCGACGCCGTCGCCTCCCGAATCCAGGACGCCCAGGCCAAGCTCGTCATCACCGCCGACGGCGGCTACCGCCGCGGCAAGCCCTCCGCGCTCAAGCCGGCCATCGACGAGGCGCTCACCAAGGTCGACGGCGTCGAGCACGTCCTGGTGATCCGCCGCACCGAGCAGGAGATCCCCTGGACCGAGGGCCGCGACGTCTGGTGGCACGAGATCACCGCGCGCCAGTCCACCGAGCACGCCCCCGAGGCCCACGAGGCCGAGCACCCGCTGTTCATCCTCTACACCTCTGGCACCACCGGTAAGCCCAAGGGCATCCTGCACACCTCGGGCGGCTACCTCACCCAGGCCAGCTACACCCACCACGCGGTCTTCGACCTCAAGCCGGAGACCGACGTCTACTGGTGCACCGCCGACATCGGCTGGGTCACCGGCCACTCGTACATCGTCTACGGCCCGCTCTCCAACGGCGCCACCCAGGTCATCTACGAGGGCACCCCGGACACCCCGCACCAGGGCCGGTTCTGGGAGATCGTCCAGAAGTACGGCGTGACGATCCTCTACACCGCGCCGACCGCGATCCGGACCTTCATGAAGTGGGGCGACGACATCCCCGCGAAGTTCGACCTGTCCTCGCTGCGGGTGCTGGGCAGCGTCGGCGAGCCGATCAACCCCGAGGCGTGGGTCTGGTACCGCGAGCACATCGGCGGCGGCAAGTGCCCGATCGTGGACACCTGGTGGCAGACCGAGACCGGCGCCATCATGATCAGCCCGCTGCCGGGCGTCACCGAGACCAAGCCGGGCTCGGCCCAGCGCGCCCTGCCGGGCATCGCGGCCACCGTGGTGGACGACGAGGCCAACGAGGTCCCGAACGGCTCCGGCGGCTCCCTGGTGCTCACCGAGCCGTGGCCTTCCATGCTCCGCACCATCTGGGGCGACGACCAGCGCTACGTCGACACCTACTGGTCGCGCTTCCAGGGCCGCTACTTCGCCGGTGACGGTGCCAAGAAGGACGAGGACGGCGACATCTGGCTGCTCGGCCGGGTGGACGACGTCATGCTGGTCTCGGGCCACAACATCTCCACCACCGAGGTCGAGTCGGCCCTGGTCGGCCACCCGTCGGTGGCCGAGTCCGCCGTGGTCGGCGCCGCCGACGCCACCACCGGCCAGGCGATCGTCGCCTTCGTGATCCTGCGCGGCGGTGCCACCGACAGCCCCGAGCTGGTCGAGGAGCTGCGGGCGCACGTCGGCCGCACGCTCGGCCCGATCGCCAAGCCGAAGCAGATCAAGGTGGTCGGCGAACTGCCGAAGACCCGCTCCGGCAAGATCATGCGCCGTCTGCTGCGCGACATCGCCGAGGGCCGCGAGGTCGGTGACACCACCACCCTGGCCGACAGCACGGTGATGAGCCAGATCCAGGCCCAGCTGCCGCCGAACGGCAGCAACGGCTGA
- the nhaA gene encoding Na+/H+ antiporter NhaA gives MTDQPPVHEPTTRRRQFLGRLSLPERTFITDALRTETVGGVLLLAAAVVALIWANVWPHAYESVLDYRIGPSAPLHLDLTLAVWAKDGLLTIFFFVAGIELKREFVAGELRTPSAALLPVVAAVCGVAMPAILFALVNSGSGGHPGGWAIPTATDIAFALGVLAVVGSHLPSPLRAFLLTLAVVDDLIAILIIAIFYSSGIKFWALGLAFAGLVLFWFLHRRGVKGWYLFVPLAVVVWALMHESGVHATVAGVAMGLMLRCHREGDEKHSPGEHIEHLVRPLSAGLAVPVFALFAAGVTISVPALREVFTQATPLGVVIGLLVGKTVGVFGGTWLAARFTRAELNPQLKWADLFAVSVLAGIGFTVSLLISELAFPHDLALADRSKTAVLVGSLLCAIVATVLLKLRNRHYRALCDEEDRDLDGDDGGDGDNGVQDGRQQDDPAWRARTADPAPAPAPARRLPGDGLGEEPGTDR, from the coding sequence GTGACCGACCAGCCGCCCGTCCACGAGCCGACGACCCGCCGCCGGCAGTTCCTCGGCCGGCTGTCACTGCCCGAGCGCACCTTCATCACCGACGCCCTGCGCACCGAGACGGTCGGCGGTGTGCTGCTGCTGGCCGCCGCCGTGGTCGCGCTGATCTGGGCGAACGTCTGGCCGCACGCGTACGAGAGCGTGCTCGACTACCGGATCGGCCCGTCCGCCCCGCTCCACCTCGACCTCACGCTGGCCGTCTGGGCCAAGGACGGCCTGCTGACGATCTTCTTCTTCGTGGCCGGCATCGAGCTCAAGCGCGAGTTCGTCGCGGGCGAGCTGCGCACTCCGAGCGCCGCGCTGCTGCCAGTGGTCGCCGCCGTCTGCGGCGTCGCCATGCCCGCGATCCTGTTCGCCCTGGTCAACTCCGGCAGCGGCGGCCACCCCGGCGGCTGGGCCATCCCCACCGCCACCGACATCGCCTTCGCGCTCGGTGTGCTGGCCGTGGTCGGCAGCCACCTGCCCTCGCCGCTGCGCGCCTTCCTGCTCACCCTGGCCGTGGTCGACGACCTGATCGCGATCCTGATCATCGCGATCTTCTACAGCTCCGGGATCAAGTTCTGGGCGCTCGGCCTGGCCTTCGCCGGCCTGGTGCTGTTCTGGTTCCTGCACCGGCGCGGGGTGAAGGGCTGGTACCTGTTCGTGCCGCTGGCCGTCGTGGTCTGGGCGCTGATGCACGAGAGCGGCGTCCACGCCACCGTGGCGGGCGTCGCGATGGGTCTGATGCTGCGCTGCCACCGGGAGGGCGACGAGAAGCACTCCCCCGGCGAGCACATCGAGCACCTGGTCCGCCCGCTCTCGGCCGGGCTGGCCGTCCCGGTGTTCGCGCTGTTCGCGGCCGGGGTGACGATCTCCGTCCCGGCGCTGCGCGAGGTGTTCACCCAGGCCACACCGCTCGGCGTCGTGATCGGTCTGCTGGTCGGCAAGACGGTGGGCGTGTTCGGCGGCACCTGGCTGGCCGCCCGGTTCACCCGGGCCGAACTGAACCCGCAGCTCAAGTGGGCCGACCTGTTCGCCGTCTCGGTGCTCGCCGGGATCGGCTTCACCGTCTCGCTGCTGATCAGCGAGCTGGCCTTCCCGCACGACCTGGCGCTCGCCGACCGCTCCAAGACGGCCGTCCTGGTCGGCTCGCTGCTCTGCGCGATCGTCGCCACCGTGCTGCTCAAACTGCGCAACCGGCACTACCGCGCACTGTGCGACGAGGAGGACCGGGACCTGGACGGCGACGACGGTGGCGACGGCGACAACGGCGTCCAGGACGGCCGCCAGCAGGACGACCCGGCCTGGCGGGCCCGGACCGCCGACCCGGCGCCGGCCCCCGCACCGGCCCGACGCCTGCCCGGCGACGGGCTCGGCGAGGAGCCCGGAACCGACCGCTGA